From the genome of Candidatus Electrothrix communis, one region includes:
- a CDS encoding ATP-binding protein, with protein sequence MISYKIHLQTLEDINLLRESSDLECKRASGRDGRGELPKDFWETYSAMANSDGGTVLLGISQKGTRFHLTGIERIDKVKQDLFNTANNPGKVSVNLLNNTSVRLLTIDNRSLLQVEIPRANREQRPVYLNGNPLGNTYVRMHEGDQRLSDEAVRRMLAEQAEDSRDARILKGFGLDDLNAESIRVYRQIFTNLKPGHPWNELETLSFLQRIGAWRKDRESDQEGLTAAGLLMFGEHTTIQEAFPCTCLIIRKDQQAKANHAGWTGSPWTAPGQGISTIFTARSFAN encoded by the coding sequence CCCTGGAAGATATCAACCTGCTCCGTGAATCCTCCGACCTGGAGTGCAAACGAGCCAGTGGTCGCGATGGTCGCGGCGAGCTACCCAAGGATTTCTGGGAAACCTATTCGGCCATGGCCAACAGCGACGGCGGCACAGTCTTGTTAGGGATCAGCCAGAAAGGAACCCGGTTTCACCTAACCGGCATCGAACGGATTGACAAGGTCAAACAGGATCTCTTTAATACAGCAAATAATCCCGGCAAGGTCAGCGTCAACCTACTCAATAACACCTCAGTACGCCTCCTGACTATTGACAACAGGTCACTGCTGCAAGTGGAGATTCCCCGAGCCAACCGCGAGCAACGACCGGTCTATCTCAACGGTAATCCCCTGGGCAACACCTATGTCCGCATGCATGAGGGTGATCAACGCCTGTCCGACGAGGCCGTCAGGCGGATGCTGGCTGAGCAGGCCGAGGACAGCCGTGATGCACGTATTCTCAAGGGCTTTGGCCTGGATGACCTGAACGCGGAAAGTATCCGGGTCTATCGGCAGATCTTCACGAATCTGAAACCAGGCCATCCGTGGAACGAGCTGGAAACGCTTTCCTTTCTCCAGAGGATCGGGGCTTGGCGGAAAGACAGGGAGAGCGATCAGGAAGGGCTGACAGCAGCCGGGCTGCTGATGTTTGGGGAGCACACGACCATTCAGGAGGCCTTCCCTTGTACATGCTTGATTATCAGGAAAGACCAGCAAGCCAAAGCGAACCACGCTGGCTGGACCGGATCACCCTGGACGGCACCTGGTCAGGGAATCTCTACGATTTTTACCGCAAGGTCTTTCGCAAACTGA
- a CDS encoding ATP-binding protein — protein MFEFRNPGMMRIPVELALHGGYADCRNRLLHQMFRYVGIGDQSGSGISKILSCWHRYHWRAPELFDSREPRDQTMMRMRMIDLSPKNWWFSCDNVLGKTMIPCPMKNRLLWPSLLWKTRSLTNAFAHSAPFIRQTQVVSCMAWWSKGFWSRQEAVGGGISSLRDKYSRTGGCV, from the coding sequence ATGTTCGAGTTCAGAAACCCCGGTATGATGCGGATTCCTGTGGAGCTTGCCCTGCATGGGGGCTATGCAGACTGCCGCAACCGTTTGCTCCATCAGATGTTTCGCTATGTGGGAATCGGCGACCAATCCGGTTCCGGTATTTCCAAAATCCTCTCTTGTTGGCATAGGTACCATTGGCGTGCTCCAGAGCTGTTTGATAGCCGAGAGCCCCGTGATCAAACCATGATGCGGATGCGGATGATTGATCTTTCCCCCAAGAATTGGTGGTTCAGTTGCGACAACGTTTTGGGCAAAACTATGATTCCCTGTCCCATGAAGAACAGGTTGCTCTGGCCATCGCTGTTGTGGAAAACACGGTCACTCACCAACGCTTTTGCACACTCAGCACCTTTCATCCGGCAGACGCAAGTCGTATCCTGCATGGCTTGGTGGAGCAAGGGTTTCTGGAGCAGACAGGAAGCAGTCGGGGGTGGTATATCATCTCTCCGGGACAAATATTCCAGGACCGGAGGATGTGTTTGA
- a CDS encoding HsdR family type I site-specific deoxyribonuclease yields MKFTEAQLEKAIITLLAEQGFPHTKGDSPDLPARQPEDVLLKDDLRSFLTSRYAQENLTASEINHIILRLEALPAADLYNSNRQIHKLMVDGFLLKREDHSQKDLYIQLIDYAGLPEQHQPRPEELTTIIAEEAPTYSNAHSDQNHYRLVSQLPITGREKIRIPDVILYINGLPLVVFEFKSAIREEATIHDAYLQLTIRYRRDIPELMKYNALCIISDGVNSRLGSLFAAYEQFSAWRKVTGKETQVQNGINSLHTLIQGLFAKDRLRQVLRHFIYFPDDSKEEVKVVCRYPQFYATIKLFAHIKAHRRPLGDGKGGTYFGTTGCGKSFTMLFLTRLLMKSVDFASPTIILITDRTDLDNQLSGQFSKAKEYIGDQIVCSVESRNHLRELLKGRSSGGVFLTTIHKFTEDAQLLSERDNIICISDEAHRSQLNLEQKVVVDQEKGTVRRSYGFAKYLHESLPNATYVGFTGTPIDETLAVFGPVVDAYTMSESVQDEITVRIVYEGRAAKILLDNSKLEEIEAYYARCAEQGASEYQIDESKKTTARMHAILGDPDRLKALATDFVAHYERRLEEGSTVKGKALFVCSKREIAYAFWQELIALRPAWNEVLACEEGANLSPEEEKKIKPMERVKMIMTRGKDDPEELYKMLGSKEYRKELARQFKFSTSNFKIALVVDMWLTGFDVPFLDSIYIDKPIQRHNLIQTISRVNRRFEGKEKGLAVDYIGIKKQMNQALAQYNKADQQNIEEIGQSLIVVRDHLDLLSTIFHRFDARPYFTGTPVEQLNCLNRAADHAMRTDKNEKRCMYLVKRLKAAYDICCGSEELRQDERDQAHFYLAVRSIIFKLNKGDAPDTARMNARVREMIAEALQAHGVEEIFKLGEDKAGVVDIFADDYLARLEKIKLPNTKIKLLQQLLAKAISDFQKVNRTQGLDFSKKFKALVDRYNERKEEDVLVSNVLEDFTDEIIDLLQALKKERESFTELGIDLEEKAFYDILKELTRKYDFAYPEDKLVVLAQAVKGVVDDKAQYTDWNQREDIRAGLKVELILLLAKHGYPPVDRDEVYQEIFQQAENFKKNRKGVWE; encoded by the coding sequence ATGAAATTCACCGAAGCACAGCTGGAAAAAGCCATCATCACCCTGCTGGCAGAACAGGGTTTTCCCCACACCAAGGGTGATTCCCCAGACCTGCCAGCCCGCCAACCTGAAGACGTTCTGCTCAAGGACGATCTGCGCTCCTTCCTGACCAGCCGCTACGCCCAAGAAAACCTCACAGCCAGCGAAATTAACCACATCATCCTCCGCCTGGAGGCCTTGCCTGCTGCGGATCTTTACAATTCCAATCGGCAGATCCACAAGCTGATGGTTGACGGCTTCCTACTCAAGCGCGAAGACCACAGCCAGAAAGACCTCTACATCCAGCTCATTGATTACGCAGGTCTACCCGAGCAACACCAGCCCCGCCCGGAGGAACTGACCACTATCATTGCCGAGGAAGCACCCACCTACAGCAACGCCCACAGCGATCAAAATCATTATCGCTTGGTCAGCCAGCTGCCCATTACGGGCCGGGAAAAAATCCGCATTCCCGACGTGATCCTCTACATCAACGGCCTGCCCCTGGTGGTCTTTGAGTTTAAGAGCGCCATCCGAGAAGAGGCCACCATCCACGATGCCTACCTACAGCTCACCATCCGTTATCGCCGTGATATCCCCGAGCTGATGAAGTACAACGCCCTCTGCATTATCAGCGACGGGGTCAACTCCCGCCTGGGTTCCCTCTTTGCTGCCTACGAGCAGTTCTCGGCCTGGCGCAAGGTCACCGGCAAGGAAACCCAGGTCCAGAATGGTATCAACTCCCTCCACACCCTGATCCAGGGCCTGTTTGCCAAGGACCGGCTCCGGCAGGTGCTCCGCCATTTCATCTATTTTCCAGATGACTCCAAGGAAGAGGTCAAGGTGGTCTGCCGTTATCCCCAATTCTACGCGACCATCAAACTCTTTGCCCATATCAAGGCCCATCGTAGGCCCCTGGGCGACGGCAAGGGCGGCACCTATTTTGGGACCACCGGCTGCGGCAAGAGCTTCACCATGCTCTTCCTCACTCGACTGCTGATGAAGAGCGTGGATTTTGCCAGTCCCACCATTATCCTGATCACTGACCGCACCGACCTGGACAACCAGTTGTCCGGCCAGTTCAGCAAGGCCAAGGAGTATATTGGCGATCAGATCGTATGCAGTGTGGAAAGTCGCAACCATTTACGGGAGCTGCTCAAGGGCCGGAGCAGCGGCGGGGTCTTTCTCACCACCATCCATAAATTCACCGAAGACGCTCAGCTCCTCAGCGAGCGGGACAATATCATCTGCATTTCCGACGAGGCCCACCGCAGCCAGCTCAATCTGGAGCAAAAGGTGGTGGTTGATCAGGAAAAAGGCACGGTCAGGCGCAGTTACGGCTTTGCCAAATACCTCCACGAATCCCTGCCCAATGCTACCTATGTGGGCTTTACCGGCACGCCCATCGACGAGACCCTGGCGGTGTTCGGCCCGGTGGTGGATGCCTACACCATGAGCGAATCAGTCCAGGATGAGATTACGGTCCGCATTGTCTACGAGGGCAGGGCGGCCAAGATCCTTTTGGATAATAGCAAGTTGGAAGAAATTGAAGCCTATTACGCCCGTTGTGCAGAACAGGGAGCCAGCGAGTACCAGATTGATGAGAGCAAGAAAACAACCGCTCGGATGCATGCCATTCTGGGTGACCCGGATCGGCTCAAGGCCTTGGCGACTGATTTTGTGGCCCATTACGAGCGGCGTCTGGAAGAGGGCTCGACGGTTAAGGGCAAGGCCCTGTTTGTGTGCAGCAAACGTGAGATCGCCTATGCCTTTTGGCAGGAGCTGATTGCTCTACGCCCGGCCTGGAATGAGGTGCTGGCTTGCGAGGAGGGTGCCAACCTGAGTCCAGAGGAAGAAAAAAAGATTAAACCCATGGAGCGGGTCAAGATGATCATGACCCGAGGCAAGGATGACCCGGAAGAACTTTACAAGATGCTGGGCTCCAAGGAGTACCGCAAGGAGCTGGCTCGCCAGTTTAAATTTTCCACCTCCAATTTCAAGATCGCCCTGGTGGTGGATATGTGGCTCACCGGCTTTGATGTGCCCTTTCTGGATAGCATCTATATTGATAAGCCCATCCAACGCCATAACCTGATCCAGACCATCTCCCGAGTGAACCGCCGTTTTGAAGGCAAGGAAAAGGGGCTGGCCGTGGATTATATCGGGATTAAGAAGCAGATGAATCAGGCCCTGGCCCAGTATAACAAAGCGGACCAGCAAAATATTGAGGAAATCGGGCAATCCCTCATCGTGGTCCGTGATCATCTCGATCTGCTGAGCACGATCTTTCATCGTTTTGATGCACGACCTTATTTTACCGGCACACCTGTGGAACAACTCAACTGCCTGAACCGAGCCGCTGACCACGCCATGCGCACGGACAAGAACGAAAAACGGTGTATGTACCTGGTCAAACGCCTCAAGGCGGCCTATGACATCTGTTGCGGATCAGAAGAGCTGCGCCAAGACGAGCGAGATCAAGCCCATTTTTACTTGGCTGTCCGCTCCATCATCTTCAAGCTCAATAAGGGCGATGCCCCGGACACGGCTCGGATGAACGCCCGAGTACGGGAGATGATTGCCGAGGCCCTTCAGGCTCATGGGGTGGAGGAAATTTTCAAGTTGGGCGAGGATAAGGCCGGGGTGGTTGATATCTTTGCTGATGATTATCTGGCCCGGCTGGAGAAGATCAAGCTGCCCAATACCAAGATCAAGCTGTTGCAGCAATTACTGGCCAAGGCCATTAGCGACTTCCAGAAGGTCAACAGGACTCAGGGCCTGGATTTCAGCAAGAAGTTCAAGGCCCTGGTGGATCGCTATAACGAGCGCAAGGAAGAGGATGTGCTGGTCAGCAATGTGCTGGAGGATTTTACCGATGAAATCATAGATCTCCTCCAGGCCTTGAAAAAGGAGCGGGAATCCTTTACAGAGCTTGGCATTGATTTGGAAGAAAAGGCCTTTTACGATATCCTCAAGGAGCTGACCCGCAAGTATGATTTTGCGTATCCGGAAGACAAGCTGGTGGTCCTGGCCCAGGCCGTCAAAGGGGTTGTTGACGATAAGGCCCAATATACGGATTGGAATCAGCGCGAGGATATCCGGGCAGGGCTCAAGGTCGAGCTGATTCTTCTGCTGGCCAAGCATGGCTATCCCCCTGTGGACCGGGATGAGGTGTATCAGGAGATTTTTCAGCAGGCGGAGAATTTTAAGAAAAATAGGAAGGGTGTGTGGGAGTGA
- a CDS encoding serine hydrolase — protein MTYHPTKHLVFPGKEWKEQPAEALCRNAGALEQFTKAVGGSGVIIKNGYLIKAWGNPAGRTMWASATKPVLSTLLLFAAQEGKLEINGKVKAFMPELLGKDEEITFHHLANMTSGYARREWPGQAFSYNDYAIKLYHNTLFNRVFAADPNQIIQNKNRLGPLQFQDDDVFEPIEKCGWGVHTSPRDFARIGWFWLNKGNWNGEQLLSKSFFERYLRNQVPESLPISKKPARDYLGIGTYGSRSGNQSPFGPGNYGMNWWINTGKRIWPSLPEDTFQANGHWNKETVTVIPSMALVVAGVGDFAPFLPGPGPADSLMGLLVAACGQEERNN, from the coding sequence GTGACATATCACCCAACGAAGCACCTCGTTTTTCCTGGAAAAGAGTGGAAAGAACAGCCCGCCGAGGCCCTCTGCAGGAATGCAGGAGCACTGGAACAATTCACCAAGGCTGTGGGTGGTTCCGGGGTCATTATAAAAAACGGCTACCTCATCAAGGCTTGGGGAAATCCGGCTGGCCGCACCATGTGGGCCTCAGCCACCAAACCGGTGCTCAGCACCCTTCTGCTCTTTGCTGCTCAGGAAGGCAAGCTGGAAATCAACGGGAAAGTCAAGGCCTTCATGCCAGAGCTGCTGGGAAAAGATGAAGAGATCACTTTCCATCATCTGGCGAATATGACCAGCGGCTATGCCCGGCGCGAGTGGCCAGGGCAGGCCTTTTCCTATAATGATTATGCGATCAAGCTCTATCATAACACGCTGTTCAACAGGGTGTTTGCTGCTGATCCCAATCAGATCATCCAGAATAAGAACAGACTCGGTCCCCTGCAATTTCAGGACGATGATGTCTTTGAGCCGATTGAAAAATGTGGCTGGGGTGTCCATACCTCGCCCAGGGATTTTGCCCGAATCGGCTGGTTCTGGCTCAATAAGGGCAACTGGAACGGAGAGCAACTCTTGAGCAAGAGCTTCTTTGAGCGCTATCTCAGAAATCAGGTACCAGAATCACTCCCCATTTCAAAAAAACCGGCCCGTGATTATTTGGGGATCGGGACCTATGGCAGCCGTAGCGGCAATCAGTCCCCCTTTGGACCTGGGAATTATGGAATGAACTGGTGGATCAACACCGGCAAAAGGATCTGGCCCAGCCTGCCAGAAGACACCTTTCAGGCCAATGGGCATTGGAATAAGGAAACCGTCACCGTGATCCCCAGCATGGCCCTGGTTGTCGCCGGTGTTGGGGATTTCGCCCCCTTTCTGCCCGGTCCCGGACCAGCAGACTCGCTCATGGGCCTCCTTGTTGCAGCATGTGGGCAAGAAGAGCGGAATAACTGA
- a CDS encoding CFI-box-CTERM domain-containing protein, with protein sequence MRLFRIFSAGIIAVLFIISLSHADVIVCFGDSITEGHTATPYPTNLQNMYDSSSGTQVANAGKGGENTYEGVSRLGGVLTQYAPNYVVIMEGANDVMSGISSETTVFNLNNMLEQTLAAGTKPILSTITPNISKSGYQPENYNPGIINLAQSGNTSLVDTYANVVSDWANLNVDGIHPNEDGSVQIAQGFYSQLVNNQNASSSGGGGGCFIATAAYGTVLEPQVVLLKKFRDLYLLTNRTGYCFVQLYYTYSPPIADFIRQHDIIRFLVRILLLPLLTVSFFLVEFSPLQQLLFALILACSAGLFLTRFRKQQSAN encoded by the coding sequence AGTATTATTCATTATTTCTCTCTCCCATGCAGACGTAATTGTCTGCTTCGGCGACTCTATCACTGAAGGGCATACGGCGACTCCCTATCCAACCAACCTCCAAAATATGTACGATTCCTCTTCTGGTACCCAGGTGGCTAATGCGGGTAAAGGAGGGGAGAATACCTACGAGGGTGTCTCTCGTCTGGGAGGAGTGCTGACACAATATGCGCCCAATTATGTGGTGATTATGGAAGGAGCCAACGACGTCATGTCCGGCATCTCTTCCGAAACCACGGTGTTCAATCTCAATAATATGCTTGAACAGACATTAGCCGCCGGGACTAAGCCCATCCTCTCCACTATCACGCCCAACATCAGCAAGTCGGGCTATCAGCCGGAAAATTATAATCCAGGCATCATCAATCTCGCGCAAAGCGGCAATACCAGCTTGGTTGACACCTATGCCAATGTGGTCTCAGACTGGGCAAACCTCAATGTTGACGGAATCCATCCCAATGAAGACGGTTCTGTACAAATCGCCCAGGGCTTTTATTCGCAGCTGGTCAATAACCAAAATGCCAGCAGCAGTGGTGGTGGAGGCGGTTGCTTTATTGCCACAGCAGCCTACGGAACAGTCCTTGAACCCCAGGTTGTCCTGCTCAAAAAATTTCGTGATCTCTACCTGTTGACAAATCGGACAGGATATTGTTTTGTTCAACTCTATTACACCTATTCGCCGCCAATTGCTGATTTTATCCGCCAGCATGATATTATCCGTTTTCTGGTACGGATACTCCTCTTGCCCTTGCTAACGGTCAGCTTTTTCCTGGTGGAGTTTTCTCCTCTCCAGCAGCTTCTTTTCGCCCTGATATTGGCCTGTTCCGCTGGACTTTTCCTGACCCGCTTCAGAAAACAACAGAGCGCGAACTAA